The genomic region GGCGTGACCGACCTTCAATGCCTTTGCGGCTGCAACCAGACCTTCAACAAAGGCATCGTGAATTTTCTCATGAACGATAAGCCGGCTGGCGGCGGTGCACTTCTGGCCCGTGCCGCCAAAGGCTGCATTGGCGGTGTGGGCAACAGCGAGGTCAAGATCGGCATCGTCCATGACGAGCATCGGGTTCTTTGACCCCATCTCCATCTGGACCTTGGTCATGTTGGCAACCGCCGAAGCGGCAATACCGCGGCCGACCGGCACGGAACCGGTGAAGCTGATGGCATCGATATCAGCGCTTTCCACAAGGCGCTGGCCGACATCCCTCCCGGAACCGGCAACAAGGTTGAACAGACCATCGGGAATATCCTGCCGTGCAATCACTTCGGTGAGCAACACCGCGCTGGCCGGTGTCAGATTGGCAGGCTTCCAGACGACTGCGTTGCCGAAGGCCAGCGCCGGGGCAATTTTCCAGGCAGGCGTTGCCACCGGAAAATTCCACGGGCTGATGATCGCCACCACACCGACCGGTTCGCGCCGCACATCGATCTCGATACCGGGCCGCACGCTTTCGGCCAGATCGCCATGCAGGCGCAGCGCCTCTGCGGCGAAATAGGTAAAAAACTGACCTGCCCGGTAGACTTCCCCTTGCCCTCGGCAAGCGGTTTGCCCTCCTCGCGGGAGACCATTTCACCGATCTCGCCGGCACGGTTCATCAGTTCGGTGCCGATCGCCATCAGCACATCATGCCGCTTCTGGACCCCTGCAGCCCACCACAGCGGCTGTGCCTTGCGGGCGGCAGCAAGGGCTTCGGCAAGTTGCCCGCTGCCGGCCTGGGCATAGGCCCCGATGACATCTGAAAGGTCGGACGGGTTGCGGTTTTCAACGGTGGAAGCGCCGTCTTCCCAGCGCCCGGAAATGTATATCTTGGTGTTTTGTGTCATGGTGCCCTCGCAATCTGCAAAGCCTAGACAACAATGGCAGCTTCAGGCAATCTGGAATAATTGAAGCAAATTTCAGGAATACTGAAATAGCGATCAAGCTCGAAATGCTGCGCGTTTTTCGCATTGTTGCCGAACAGGGAACCCTGGCCGGGGCGGCCGAAATCCTTGGCCGCACGCCTTCGGCCGTTTCCATGATGCTGCAGCAACTTGAGGATCATCTCGGCGCGGCGCTGTTTGAGACCGACCGCAAGAACCGGTTGAGCGCGCTTGGCCGCCTTGTCCTGGCCGAAAGCACTCATGCCACCGATGCGTTTGACCGCAGCACCAGCGCCATCGGGCGCCATCTCATGTCGGCGGCAGGCACGGTGCGGATAGCTGCCGTCCCTTCAGCCACTGTAAGCCTGCTGCCGGCGGCCGTTGCAACCTTTCGCCGCTCGCGGCCCGATGTGCGGCTGGAAATTTCCGATATCGACAGCGCATCGGTGCGCCGGCTTGTACGCTTCGGTGAAGCCGATATCGGCATCCTTTCGGCAGCGCCGGGGGATGCGGGGGAAGGTGAAACCATATTGTGCGATGATCTGGGCATCGTTCACCGCAAGGACGGCCCGATCTGGCACGCATTGCGCGAGCGGTCCCGGGCACTGTCATGGGAGTCGCTGTCATGGGAACTGCTGGCACTCGAACCGCTGATCGTCAATCCGCTGTGTCATCTGGTTGACAATGCGGAGGTTGGCAAACTGGTGGAAGGCTGCAACCTGCAGGCACGAAACACGACCGCGCTTTTGTCCTTCGTGCGCGGCGGCCTGGGCGCCACCATCCTGCCGCACAGTGCACTGGCAAGCGGCCCGGAAGGGCTGGCCTTCATCCGCCCAGCCAACCCGCTGGCACAGCGCGAATTGCGCAAGATCCACAGCACAGAGCGGCGTCTCAGCCCGGTGGCGCTAGCGTTCTGGAATATTCTGACGCCGCACTGAGCCTGAAAGCCCCGTCACAGGCCTTCTTTGGAAGACGTAAAATCAGCAGCCCGCCAAAACGAAAAAAGCCCGCCATTTGGCGGGCTTTTTTACCATTGTATTTAAATAATTTGCCTGGTTACCGGGGCTGACACCCATTTTCAGTTCCTGTTTCGATCAGAGGAAATGCGGCAAATGGTGCAGCAGCCATTGTCGCGCGGCGCCAACGCCTGCTGCTTGTAAGTCTAGGATTATTCGCCCAGGCCGATCTGGCGCATGAACTCTTTGTTGTCCCAGAACAGATACTCTTCATCCATGGTGCCATCTTCATTCCAGCGGGCAATGGTGGCCATGGTCAGTTTCAGGGCTTTACCGGTCGGCTGGATAACACCGTCTTGAGTCTGCATGGGCTCGGTAAAGGTGCCTTCGACCTCACCGACCACAGCGGTCCATTCGCCTTGGCCGATGCGGACCGGGTGTTTTTCGATGCGGGTATCAGGTGCCCAAGTGAACATCCACTTCAGCTCTTCAATGTGCGGTTCAATCCCTTGCACCGTTCGCCCGTCAGGGTAGTGAACGATAATGTCTTCGGCATGGCTTTCGTGCAGACGGTCCCATTTCTGATTGGTGTACACATCGAAGTCGAGCGTGTCGAAATTGTCCAGGTTGGTTTGAATCCGGGCATCGCTGGCCTGACGGGCGGCCAGCTCGGACAGGGCAGCGGCGATGCCGGCGCTTTCGGGGTTTGCCACCGTCAATGTCGAACCTTCCTGCGCGAACGCTTGGGTTGCAAAGCCTGCAATGAACAGGGCGGTGATGGTTTTCAGTAGTTTGGTCATCGTTGTTTCTCCTAATGGCTGCGGGATTGCAGCATCACGATGACAGGAACGTAGGAGAGTTTTATCTGTACCAAAATGGAGATTTTATAGGATTACTATCTTCGATATGTACCAAATAGAAAATTTGGATCGGCTGATTGAACGGCATTGTGTGTGCCTCAGGCCTGAAACGCAATTTTTCCTGTCCCTGCTGACATCATGCCACGCAGACGATCTCAGCCGATGCCGGGGCGCCGCGGAAATGGCGCCTTTCAGCCGGGCGGCCGGGGTTCCGACAATCTTCCGCAGTGCCTTTCCGTTCCCTCGCGGGATGTTGCTTCAGGTGGCTATTTTGGCAATTATTCCAGAAATTGAACTTTTCCAGGCCAGTTAGGTCATGAACTCACAAACAGCGTCGCGCCAGGTGATCCACAACAAACAGCAAGTACAGTCCATCAAGACAAGTTCCACTCGCATTATAGAATATCCGCCATCCGTATATCCTTTACGGCAAAGTCGATAAGTGCGCGAACCTTGCGGGGCAGCGCGCGGCCTTCCAGGTAAACAGCGCTAAGCGGGTTGCTTCTGCCGACATAGCCATCCAGCAGTTGTACAAGTTCCCCAGCCTCGATCGCATCATGCAGCGC from Salaquimonas pukyongi harbors:
- a CDS encoding ester cyclase → MTKLLKTITALFIAGFATQAFAQEGSTLTVANPESAGIAAALSELAARQASDARIQTNLDNFDTLDFDVYTNQKWDRLHESHAEDIIVHYPDGRTVQGIEPHIEELKWMFTWAPDTRIEKHPVRIGQGEWTAVVGEVEGTFTEPMQTQDGVIQPTGKALKLTMATIARWNEDGTMDEEYLFWDNKEFMRQIGLGE
- a CDS encoding LysR family transcriptional regulator, with translation MLRVFRIVAEQGTLAGAAEILGRTPSAVSMMLQQLEDHLGAALFETDRKNRLSALGRLVLAESTHATDAFDRSTSAIGRHLMSAAGTVRIAAVPSATVSLLPAAVATFRRSRPDVRLEISDIDSASVRRLVRFGEADIGILSAAPGDAGEGETILCDDLGIVHRKDGPIWHALRERSRALSWESLSWELLALEPLIVNPLCHLVDNAEVGKLVEGCNLQARNTTALLSFVRGGLGATILPHSALASGPEGLAFIRPANPLAQRELRKIHSTERRLSPVALAFWNILTPH